The proteins below come from a single Chitinophaga pinensis DSM 2588 genomic window:
- a CDS encoding RagB/SusD family nutrient uptake outer membrane protein — MKNICWYLFVCACIVTGCNKMLDEDVVSSVTDDFYNTPGGFTTAVNGSYAALRSFYSTERGMTVTVFGTDTYTNGSDGDFKFTNQYTSQLDGRYAHLREIWNAFYQSINTANAVVSRADQVPELDSVAKRSGIAQARFCRANYYFILLQMFGAVPLRLTENTQIVTEAHRDPVPDIYNAIIADLNYAAQSLPVTQSEWGRATKPAAEHLLARVYLTRATSEAKGTHDYDSAAVYATKVINSYGLSLLPDVGQVWAQGKENNAETIWAVQYTNDALYNSGDNNACRFFLMQYDVLGGMKRDLANGTPWKRFRPTKFLLDTLYADRVNDARYNKFYTVVWFANAGSAKLKVGDTSVYMPGQDVSDAVIASKNYQLVPPRNYTERLYPSLNKFADALRPDNQASGVRPFIAFRLAEDYLIAAEAYMYKNEKGTAVTYLNTLRMRSAAVGATDEETNAHKEAMKITEAQLDIDFILDERGRELVGEQLQWFDLKRTNKLLERVRLHNPQGGPNIETKHLLRPIPQDQIDRTSNEFPQNPGY, encoded by the coding sequence ATGAAAAATATATGCTGGTACCTGTTTGTATGCGCGTGCATTGTAACAGGATGCAATAAAATGCTGGATGAAGATGTGGTATCTTCTGTGACAGATGATTTCTATAATACCCCCGGAGGATTTACGACCGCGGTAAATGGTAGTTATGCTGCGCTGCGTAGTTTTTATAGTACAGAGAGAGGTATGACGGTAACGGTATTTGGTACGGATACTTATACCAATGGTTCAGATGGTGATTTCAAATTTACGAACCAATACACGTCGCAACTCGATGGTCGTTATGCGCACCTGAGAGAAATATGGAATGCTTTTTATCAGTCTATCAATACGGCGAATGCGGTGGTTAGCAGAGCAGACCAGGTGCCGGAGCTGGACAGTGTAGCCAAACGTTCGGGTATAGCGCAGGCGCGTTTTTGTCGTGCGAATTATTATTTCATATTACTGCAGATGTTCGGGGCGGTACCCTTACGGCTGACAGAAAATACACAGATCGTTACAGAAGCGCATCGTGATCCTGTTCCGGATATTTACAATGCAATTATTGCAGATCTGAATTATGCTGCACAGTCATTACCGGTTACACAATCAGAATGGGGACGTGCTACAAAACCAGCGGCTGAACATCTGCTGGCGAGAGTATACCTGACACGCGCTACTTCCGAAGCAAAAGGAACACATGATTATGACAGCGCAGCGGTGTATGCAACAAAAGTGATCAACAGTTATGGATTGTCATTGTTGCCGGATGTCGGACAGGTATGGGCACAGGGTAAAGAGAACAATGCAGAAACCATCTGGGCCGTACAATACACGAATGATGCGCTGTATAATTCAGGCGATAACAATGCCTGCCGTTTTTTCCTGATGCAGTATGATGTACTGGGAGGTATGAAACGCGATCTGGCGAATGGTACACCATGGAAGCGTTTCCGTCCTACAAAATTCCTGTTGGACACACTGTATGCCGACAGGGTGAATGATGCCCGTTATAATAAGTTTTACACAGTTGTATGGTTTGCCAATGCAGGTAGTGCCAAGCTGAAAGTGGGCGATACTTCTGTATACATGCCAGGACAGGATGTATCTGATGCGGTGATCGCCAGCAAGAATTATCAGCTGGTACCTCCACGCAATTATACAGAGAGACTATATCCTTCACTGAATAAGTTTGCCGATGCATTGCGTCCGGATAACCAGGCTTCAGGCGTACGTCCGTTTATTGCGTTCCGGCTGGCGGAAGATTACCTGATTGCAGCAGAAGCCTACATGTATAAAAATGAAAAAGGAACAGCGGTCACTTACCTGAATACATTACGTATGCGTTCGGCAGCTGTCGGTGCTACAGATGAGGAGACCAATGCACATAAAGAGGCCATGAAGATTACGGAAGCGCAATTAGACATCGATTTCATTCTGGATGAACGCGGCCGTGAACTGGTGGGAGAGCAGTTGCAATGGTTTGATCTGAAGCGTACCAACAAACTGCTGGAACGTGTGCGATTGCACAATCCGCAGGGCGGACCGAATATCGAAACCAAACATTTACTGCGTCCTATTCCGCAGGATCAGATTGACAGAACTAGCAATGAGTTTCCGCAGAATCCAGGTTATTGA